Proteins from a genomic interval of Haliaeetus albicilla chromosome 13, bHalAlb1.1, whole genome shotgun sequence:
- the HEATR5B gene encoding HEAT repeat-containing protein 5B isoform X2, with protein MELAHSLLLNEEALAQITEAKRPVFIFEWLRFLDKVLVAANKTDVKEKQKKLVEQLTGLINSSPGPPTRKLLAKNLAALYSIGDTFTVFQTLDKCNDIIKSKDDTAAYLPTKLAAVACVGAFYEKMGRMLGSSFPETVNNLLKSLKSAESQGRSEILMSLRKVLNGLGGAAASCHRDIYKNARSLLTDRSMAVRCAVAKCLLELQNEAVFMWTAELENVATLCFKALENSNYGVRVAVSKLLGTVMATALIPKQATVMRQNVKRATLEEVLELMATGFLRGGSGFLKSGGEMLKVGGSVNREVRVGVTQAYVVFVTTLGGQWLERNFATFLSHVLDLVSHPRATQTHVEAVYSRRCVSFILRATVGSLLGEKAQIAAAKDICQAIGKQMKAVEAVVNDANSENKSGAADVAASQHVMVCALQELGSLVQSLNATASPLIQEPSIGLLETVTSVLLHPSMAARLAAAWCLRCVAVALPFQLTPFLDRCAERLNNLKTSPEAVSGYSFAMAALLGGVHQCPLGIPHAKGKMVVSIAEDLLRTAAQNSRLSLQRTQAGWLLLGALMTLGPSVVRYHLPKMLLLWRNVFPRSLKELEAEKARGDSFTWQVTLEGRAGALCAMRSFVAHCPELLTEDVIRKLMTPIECAMTMMSHIPSVIKAHGAHLKASAAMVRLRLYDILALLPPKTYEGSFNALLRELVAEFTLTDNSANTTTSLLRSLCHYDDSVLLGSWLQETDHKSIEDQLQPNSASGSGALEHDPSSIYLRIPAGEAVPGPLPLGVSVIDASVALFGVVFPHVSYKHRLQMLDHFAECVKQAKGVRQQAVQLNIFTAVLSALKGLAENKSTLGPEEVRKSALTLVMGALDNPNPILRCAAGEALGRMAQVVGEASFIARMAQYSFDKLKSARDVVSRTGHSLALGCLHRYVGGIGSGQHLKTSVSILLALAQDGTSPEVQTWSLHSLALIVDSSGPMYRGYVEPTLSLVLTLLLTVPPSHTEVHQCLGRCLGAIITTVGPELQGNGATISTIRSSCLVGCAITQDHSDSLVQAAAISCLQQLHMFAPRHVNLSSLVPSLCVHLCSSHLLLRRAAVACLRQLAQREAAEVCEYAMSLAKNAGDKESSGININPFTPGAGSRRDAHSRHQGVNITETGLEGVLFGMLDRETDRKLCSDIHDTLGHMLSSLAVENLSHWLMLCKDVLAASSDMSTAAPLGGGKDEESEKKDEMDDDTMFTTLGEEDKSKPSVAPRWATRVFAADCLCRVIMLCENANKAHFDLALARSARLKNPKNDFLVLHLSDLIRMAFMAATDHSNQLRMAGLQALEDIIKKFALVPEPEFPGHVILEQYQANVGAALRPAFSQDTPSDITAKACQVCSAWIGSGVVSDLNDLRRVHNLLVSSLDKVQAGKGSSSQLYRESATTMEKLAVLKAWAEVYVVAMKIKKEAETKPKRVSKSTEEDEDDFGTVDELPPDSLITLVQPELPALSRLWLAALKDYALLTLPAEFATQLPPDGGAFYTPETIDTARLHYRNSWAPILHAVALWLNSTGFNASESTEETAAAMPNSQKRATAIMLNQTPGTPPAAKSLPEINKDRMHLILGVSIQFLCSPRPEEPVEHVTSCLQALHTLLDSPCARIHIAEDQLLGVELLSVLHRLLLTWDPPSVQLLVTGVVQQIMKMILRKKKIILL; from the exons tcTCAGGGCCGCAGTGAAATTCTGATGAGTTTACGGAAAGTCCTAAATGGACttggaggagcagcagcttcTTGTCACCGTGATATTTATAAGAATGCCCGATCTCTGTTGACGGATAGATCTATGGCTGTACGATGCGCAGTGGCTAAG tgtCTGCTGGAATTACAGAATGAAGCAGTGTTTATGTGGACAGCTGAACTAGAGAATGTTGCAACACTGTGCTTTAAAGCTCTGGAAAACTCAAATTATGGTGTGCGAGTTGCAGTGTCAAAGCTTTTGGGCACGGTCATGGCTACAGCACTGATACCGAAACAAGCAACAG tGATGCGACAGAATGTGAAGAGAGCCACACTTGAGGAGGTCTTGGAGCTCATGGCCACAGGATTTCTGCGAGGAGGATCGGGTTTTCTAAAGAGTGGTGGAGAGATGTTAAAAGTAGGAGGATCTGTCAATAGGGAAGTGCGAGTTGGTGTTACCCAG GCGTACGTTGTCTTTGTTACAACATTAGGAGGTCAGTGGTTGGAGCGCAACTTTGCTACGTTTTTGTCTCATGTACTTGATCTGGTCTCCCATCCTCGTGCAACTCAGACCCATGTGGAAGCAGTTTACTCTCGAAGATGCGTGTCCTTTATCCTGAGAGCAACTGTGGGCAGCTTACTTGGGGAGAAAGCACAGATTGCAGCTGCGAAAGATATATGTCAAGCTATTGGTAAACAAATGAAGGCAGTGG aagcagtTGTGAATGATGctaacagtgaaaataaatcagGAGCTGCTGATGTAGCTGCAAGCCAGCATGTAATGGTGTGTGCCCTCCAGGAACTGGGTAGTCTGGTTCAGAGCCTGAATGCCACTGCATCTCCTCTTATTCAAGAACCCTCTATTG GTCTGTTGGAGACAGTAACTTCAGTTCTTCTTCATCCCAGCATGGCTGCTCGGCTTGCTGCCGCATGGTGCTTGCGGTGTGTAGCTGTGGCATTGCCTTTTCAGTTGACTCCATTTTTAGATAGATGTGCAGAAAGACTCAACAATCTGAAGACCTCCCCTGAAGCTGTTAGTGGCTACAGTTTTGCAATGGCTGCTTTGTTAGGTGGTGTGCATCAGTGTCCCTTAGGTATTCCTCACGCCAAAGGAAAG ATGGTGGTCAGTATTGCTGAGGATCTGTTACGAACTGCTGCACAAAACAGCAGACTCTCCTTGCAGCGAACTCAAGCTGGATGGCTTTTACTTGGAGCACTTATGACTTTAG GTCCTTCCGTTGTTCGGTATCATCTGCCTAAGATGTTATTGCTATGGCGAAACGTGTTTCCACGTTCTCTGAAGGAGTTGGAAGCAGAGAAGGCAAGAGGAGATTCTTTTACCTGGCAAGTAACACTGGAAGGTCGCGCTGGAGCTCTGTGCG CTATGAGAAGTTTTGTTGCTCACTGTCCTGAGCTCCTTACTGAGGATGTAATCAGGAAATTGATGACACCCATAGAATGTGCCATGACAATGATGTCGCA CATTCCATCAGTAATTAAAGCCCATGGAGCTCATCTCAAAGCTAGTGCAGCTATGGTCCGTTTAAGACTTTATGATATATTGGCTTTATTACCTCCGAAGACATATGAAG GATCATTTAATGCACTTCTTCGAGAGTTGGTAGCAGAATTTACTTTGACAGACAACTCTGCTAATACAACCACATCACTCCTAAGATCTCTTTGTCATTATGATGATAGTGTTCTTCTTGGCTCTTGGCTGCAGGAAACAGATCATAAGTCAATTGAAGACCAG CTTCAGCCAAACAGTGCATCTGGAAGTGGTGCTTTGGAACATGATCCATCTTCTATTTATCTACGCATCCCTGCTGGTGAAGCTGTACCTGGTCCCCTTCCTTTAGGAGTATCTGTCATCGATGCATCTGTGGCTCTCTTTGGTGTGGTTTTTCCTCATGTCTCTTACAAACATAG aTTACAGATGTTGGATCACTTCGCTGAATGTGTCAAGCAGGCTAAAGGTGTTCGCCAGCAAGCTGTGCAACTTAATATCTTTACTGCTGTTCTTAGTGCCTTGAAG ggTTTAGCTGAGAATAAAAGCACGTTAGGACCAGAAGAAGTCCGCAAATCTGCTCTGACGCTGGTAATGGGTGCCCTTGATAATCCTAACCCTATTTTGAGATGTGCAGCAGGTGAAGCTCTTGGCAGAATGGCTCAAGTGGTTGGAGAAGCCTCTTTCATTGCTAGAATGGCTCAATACAGTTTTGATAA GTTAAAATCTGCTCGAGATGTTGTATCAAGAACGGGCCATTCTTTGGCTCTGGGCTGTCTCCATCGGTATGTTGGTGGAATAGGTTCTGGACAGCATCTGAAAACTAGTGTCAGTATTCTCTTGGCTTTGGCACAAGATGGAAcatctcctgaagtccag ACCTGGTCTCTCCATTCACTTGCCCTGATAGTAGATTCTAGTGGACCAATGTACCGTGGCTATGTGGAGCCAACGCTTTCTCTAGTTCTTACTCTGCTCTTAACTGTTCCACCATCACATACGGAAGTACATCAATGCTTAGGCCGATGTCTTGGAGCTATAATAACTACTGTTGGGCCTGAGCTGCAAG GTAACGGAGCTACAATTTCAACAATCCGTTCTTCCTGTTTGGTGGGATGTGCAATCACACAAGACCATTCAGACTCGCTTGTTCAGGCAGCTGCCATATCCTGCCTCCAGCAGCTTCATATGTTTGCACCACGGCATGTCAACCTGTCCAGTCTGGTTCCCAGTCTTTGT GTTCATTTGTGCAGTTCCCACTTGCTGCTTCGCCGGGCTGCAGTTGCATGTTTACGACAGCTTGCTcagagggaagcagcagaagtATGTGAATATGCCATGAGCTTAGCAAAAAATGCTGGAGACAAAGAAAGCAGTGGCATCA ATATTAATCCTTTCACACCAGGAGCTGGTTCTCGGCGAGATGCTCATTCCCGGCATCAGGGGGTTAATATAACAGAGACAGGCCTCGAAGGTGTCCTTTTTGGAATGTTGGATCGGGAGACTGATCGGAAGTTGTGCTCAGATATCCACGATACTCTGGGACATATGCTTTCATCACTGGCAGTAGAAAACCTTTCTCACTGGCTAATGCTTTGTAAGGATGTCCTTGCAGCTTCCAGTG ACATGAGCACTGCTGCTCCCTTGGGCGGAGGGAAGGATGAAGAATCCGAGAAGAAGGATGAGATGGACGACGATACAATGTTTACCACCTTGGGCGAAGAGGATAAATCCAAGCCTTCTGTAGCACCTCGCTGGGCAACTCGTGTGTTTGCAGCAGACTGTCTGTGCCGAGTTATCATGCTGTGTGAGAATGCGAACAAGGCGCACTTTGATCTGGCACTGGCTCGTTCAGCCAGACTTAAAAACCCAAAAA ATGACTTCTTAGTACTCCATCTCTCTGACCTTATTCGAATGGCATTCATGGCTGCAACTGATCACAGCAACCAGTTACGAATGGCGGGTCTTCAAGCTCTTGAAGACATTATCAAGAAATTTGCATTGGTTCCTGAGCCAGAGTTTCCAGGCCATGTGATACTGGAGCAGTATCAGGCTAAT GTTGGAGCTGCTCTGAGGCCAGCTTTTTCCCAAGATACACCATCTGATATAACTGCAAAGGCCTGCCAG GTATGTAGTGCTTGGATAGGAAGTGGCGTTGTAAGTGACCTGAATGATCTCCGCCGAGTTCACAATCttcttgtctcttccctggataaAGTGCAAGCAGGAAAGGGATCTTCTAGCCAGCTTTACCGAGAGAGTGCAACTACTATGGAAAAACTTGCAGTTCTGAAAGCATGGGCTGAG GTGTACGTTGTTGCcatgaaaattaagaaagaagCAGAGACCAAACCAAAGCGTGTTTCAAAGAGCAcagaggaggatgaggatgatTTTGGTACTGTAGATGAGTTGCCACCAGACAGTTTGATAACACTTGTACAACCTGAACTGCCTGCACTTAGCCGTCTCTGGTTAGCTGCACTGAAAGATTATGCTCTTTTAACTTTACCAGCTGAATTTGCTACCCAGCTTCCACCAGATG GGGGAGCATTTTACACTCCAGAAACAATTGATACAGCTAGACTGCATTACCGAAACTCCTGGGCTCCCATACTACATGCAGTAGCGCTTTGGCTAAACAGTACAGGATTTAATGCTTCAGAGTCAACAGAAGAGACTGCTGCAGCAATGCCCAATTCACAGAAACGTGCTACAGCCATTATGTTAAACCAGACACCTGGAACTCCACCTGCTGCTAAATCTTTGCCGGAGATAAACAAAGACCGAATGCACTTAATTTTGG GTGTTAGTATACAGTTTCTGTGTTCCCCACGACCTGAAGAGCCTGTTGAGCATGTTACATCTTGTTTACAAGCACTTCATACTTTATTGGATTCCCCTTGTGCCAGGATCCATATTGCAGAGGATCAG CTCCTTGGTGTTGAACTCTTGAGTGTGCTTCACCGACTCCTCCTGACCTGGGATCCTCCTTCAGTGCAGCTACTGGTTACAGGAGTTGTCCAGCAGATA